A region of Argentina anserina chromosome 5, drPotAnse1.1, whole genome shotgun sequence DNA encodes the following proteins:
- the LOC126795601 gene encoding NAC domain-containing protein 79: MLGLMEEVMSELLGREDVNEQGLPPGFRFHPTDEELITFYLASKVYNGAFCGVDIAEVDLNRCEPWELPDVAKMGDKEWYFFSLRDRKYPTGLRTNRATGAGYWKATGKDKEVYSASSGALLGMKKTLVFYKGRAPRGQKTKWVMHEYRLDGDFSSYRHTCKDEWVICRIHNKAGDKKNPILQGEGQQSNFLQQVVESASASASSRTGCCLPPLMECHQSQTTHQSPSFLQNPSLLQIQENDLMKSRNQLFQPPRSSASSSSSSSAAALQSMLCKSFLFSNQDQAGTVTGSNSAHKQRKAEATNLSHFRTPPLNVANFNYLMEKNHSQHQPNGPDSLLQYHHHQHPRSSLSFIDFQYYNGVLGLSTSATAAVDSETTSSASISGFNRAGIQTMLDPLIKLPAAESWNLDNIA, translated from the exons ATGTTGGGTTTGATGGAAGAAGTTATGAGTGAGCTACTGGGTAGGGAAGATGTGAACGAACAGGGTCTTCCACCTGGTTTCAGGTTCCACCCGACTGACGAGGAGCTCATCACCTTCTACCTCGCTTCCAAGGTCTACAACGGCGCTTTCTGCGGTGTCGACATTGCTGAGGTCGATCTCAACAGATGTGAGCCCTGGGAGCTCCCAG ATGTGGCCAAGATGGGGGACAAAGAGTGGTACTTCTTCAGCCTCCGCGACCGGAAGTACCCAACTGGCCTGAGAACCAACCGTGCCACCGGCGCCGGCTACTGGAAAGCCACCGGCAAAGACAAGGAGGTCTATAGTGCCTCCAGTGGAGCCCTCCTTGGGATGAAGAAGACCCTCGTCTTCTACAAGGGTCGTGCTCCCCGCGGCCAGAAGACCAAGTGGGTCATGCACGAGTACCGCCTCGACGGCGACTTCTCCTCCTACCGCCACACGTGCAAG GATGAATGGGTGATTTGCAGAATACATAACAAAGCCGGGGACAAGAAGAACCCGATATTGCAAGGGGAAGGGCAACAGAGTAACTTCCTACAACAAGTCGTGGAGtctgcttctgcttctgcttcttcCAGAACTGGCTGCTGCTTGCCTCCATTGATGGAATGTCATCAATCTCAGACGACTCATCAGAGCCCTAGCTTTCTGCAAAACCCTAGTTtacttcaaattcaagaaaatgaCCTGATGAAAAGTCGAAATCAACTGTTTCAACCACCGAGATCATCagcatcatcttcatcttcatcctcagCAGCAGCTTTGCAATCCATGCTCTGCAAGTCTTTCCTCTTTTCAAATCAAGATCAAGCTGGCACTGTGACTGGTAGTAATAGCGCTCATAAACAGCGCAAGGCAGAGGCCACTAATCTCTCCCACTTCCGAACTCCACCGCTTAATGTAGCTAACTTCAACTACTTAATGGAAAAGAATCACTCTCAGCATCAGCCAAATGGCCCAGACTCATTGCTTcagtatcatcatcatcagcacCCTCGAAGCTCATTGTCTTTTATTGACTTCCAGTATTACAATGGTGTGCTAGGGCTTTCAACATCTGCTACTGCTGCCGTGGATTCTGAGACCACGTCTTCTGCTTCaatcagtggtttcaacaggGCAGGCATCCAGACCATGCTTGATCCCCTCATCAAACTCCCAGCCGCAGAATCATGGAATCTGGATAATATTGCTTAA